In Ananas comosus cultivar F153 linkage group 7, ASM154086v1, whole genome shotgun sequence, the sequence ACCAAAGTTTACCAGTCATCATACTTAGATATTCCAAAAACTCCAAAGGCTGCTGAAACTGAACTGTGCTAAATATGTAAGGTCTGGCACTAAGCTAGTATTGGAAGACCCACAAACACAAAACGTAAGATCAACCTACGCTAAATATGGGTAGTTAGTACAcaatcacaaaataaaaaataaaaaaaactgtgGGTAAACAACCATGGATAACCAAGTTTGACTCGGTAAGTTAATTTTTGCATAATGATACATATTATACTAAGGGATGTGTTCATGTAATCTCAGCCATGAAATCTTACAGAAATTACATCGCACAACATCTTGCAATTACAATGTCATAATGGTTTATCTACATATAattctttaaaaagaaaaatcaaccTCAAGAACTGCTCCCGATGAATACTTCAAGACTCGGAGAAAAGCTTTATTTTCCCCACCATTGGGTGAATGTTTAGCTGCAATGAATAAAACTAATTAAATGACATAACATATAAAGAATATTATGAACGATAATGAAAATCTAAGCATCGGTTGCTGGAACCAATTGGCCAAAACGAGCAACAGCAAGATAAGCTTTGTATATTTCGTATCTATTCATATAAGCCCATTCAAAGTGCTTCAGAAAACAATGTAATAGCAATAATATTCTAGAGAATGCATAAGCCAAACACCATGAATAGCCTTTCTACTATTTCATTTGCTACGGACCAAATGATCCACGTGATTCAGAATGATCAATCCCTTATGTAATTCGCACCTCTATAACTCAGAGTGCTCCAGTGCAAGCACTAGCTATACCCATGATATGGACATAGAGCATCATAGTCAAACATATTGCAACCTCGTGTCCATACGGTCCAAATGATCCAGTTCTAGAATCCAGACACAAATAAATACTGACCAAGAAATACAATCTTAAGCTGACCCCAGAAACTGCAAGTGAACAATTCAAAGATGTTATAACAACTGTAAGATCACCTTGCATCTCTTTATCCATGCAGTGTTTCATCAAGCAATGACATACTCAAACTTCCAATTAGTCCCTCTTGAAGCTAAGATTGTCACACATAAATGTCAGAACACAGCTATTTTCCAAAAACTACGGCATAACTCTATTAATGCAATTCAGTTCTACATGAATTTTTTTGCTCTCGATCACAGATGCGTAACAACTGCTTTCTACCTCTGCTAAATAGAGCAATGAGCGTCTTATGTCTATTCTGCATCACAAATTGTCATTTAAGTACAAAGCAAATTCTGCCACACTACCCAACATGTAAGCATTATCCCATCAACTAAACCTGAAAAGTTAAACTTAGTTCATATGCGGGACAGAGTACTATACTAACTCCACCAAATTCCTATACCTAGTAGTCAAGATTATGGTCTCAATTTGTCCAATCACTCAACAATCTTGCTCGCAACCAATCGATCGCAGCACTCTAAGCACGTATTAGCATCAATCAAACGGATCTACCGCGTAGAAaccaaaagaaaatgaaagagaaaGCAGAGTTGCCAGAGTCAAAGAATTCGAGCTACAAAAGAGTACATGAGATAGAGAAGACGAGGTTCAGGGATCGATAGAGCAAAGGATCGGGGATGCGTACTCGTGAGGGAGAGGACACGAGGCTTAGCGAGGCGACCGAGCTTCTCGAAGATGCCGCGGCCCTTGGCGACTCGGATGGAGAAGACGACGTCCTCCTTGGCCCCGGAGGCGGCGATGGCCGCGGCGCAGCCGCGCCGCAGCTCCATGTCGTCGGCGCTCGACTTCGCCATTGATGGAGATCGAAGAAGGGAGGTTGAAGACGAGATCGACCTCAGAGATCGGCGCGGAGATCCACCTCCGCCTCCCTTcgtcttctcctcctcctcctcctcctcctccggcgagTGGGATCGAgatcgaaagagagagagagagagagagagagagatccggGGAGGGAGACGATGGAGGACTCCTGTGTTCCCCCTCACAGTACAATCATttgtttttttgtatttagcccctggtaaatttttattttaaacatagtcccgtcaaaatttaatttacaaaaatgaccctgggcctgccacgcaggcgccacgcgGATAGGGTTGGAacccgtgtgttaagttgaacacggtgaaccattcaccgtattcaaacacggtgaatggttcaccgattgaacacggtgaatggttcatcgtgtttagtacgtattttttgtatattgaaaagagaaataggaagtagggatgtcaataggtatggatatccgaaatattatccgaatccaaacccaaataaattatatatatatatacataatttatttttatttatttatacaatatataaaatatatccatatccgaccaaaaactcgaaactaaacctaaacccagcgagttttaaaaatctataccgttgaatgaagatctaaggaataaaaattattaaatattttatatattgtataaataaataaaaataaattatgtatatatatataatttattcggatttggattcggataatatttcggatatccatacccattgacatctttACTTTccattcctcttttcaatatacaaaaatacgtactaaatacggtgaatcattcactgtgtttagacaaaatgaatgattcaccgtgttcaacttaataccctaGCTCCAGCCCTGCCcgtgtggcgctgacgtggcgcccggTGGCAGAGCCAgaaccatttttgcaattttaattttgataggactatttttaaaataaaattttctcaggggttatttgcaaaaaaagccctttgtTAGAGGAGTCCAAAGAGCGAGAAGCCGTGTGGTGACCGTATGCGGTATGCGGacggacccgacccgacccgaggTGCGCGGGATGTGGACGACCCGACGCCGAGTAAACCGTGTTGTCGTGGCGCGCGCGCAGCCCGTGTAACTTTCGCCACGTAGGAGTGATGACGAGCCCAGTAGCGGCCCACATGCAAGGGCCCATACCTTATACCTTCTCAGGATATCCGTGAAAATAACGGGTTTTTTAGCCCGGGTTTATTCTTTATATTGTCAAAACGGACTGAGCCCGACAGAGTTATCAAGGCCCGTTTAATATGCGTGATGGGCCAAAGAGCCTAGCCTGTCTATGAAACACAAACTAAACAAACAGCAATATTTGTTGGCGTCGTAGGTCACCGCGACAGACGAAAGAAGCACttccaaacaaaaattttgagCTTCACAAGGTGTAGTGTAAATAGCCAAAATCCTTTGAAATGTTAGCTCTCTCTTTACGTCCTGCGCCATTGAATTGCAGACTTAAAGCTCATCTGCAAATTATCACTTGGAAGAttacaattcaaattaaaaataggaGTTTACATTCTAATTTTGATGTTCACCACTAAATATGGTTGAGAATTCTATAACCTTGCAAAGCAAAACAATATGCCGCATGCATCTTCATGTGGGGCGTAGTCGCGTAGAATTATTTcattaagaataaattatctACCAACTCCCAAGATATGAGTAACATTGTTGTCGCCCGTCACCATTTAATAAGTCACAGAGTTCTGAagcaactcaaaaaaaaaattgactagTGTTCACCACCGCTTGCTGCCGGACAGAAAAGAACAGTCCCAACAAATTATGAAGTCAGATGATCTCGACAAATTTTTGTTCCATATTTCAAACTTCTGCAGAAAGATAGTTTGCTGCACCCTTTTGCAGcataaaaatcatcaaaaatccaacaaaaaactACATCCTTCTTAAATACATGCCCTCTGATGCGCCGGAACTATAaagcaatattattattattattattattattatttaaattaagatAGATAGACAGAAAACACCTCATACCTTTtacatgataatttttttttttttttttagaaatagatagcacgttatccgcttcgtttattttatttagaaataaacttaactgaaaatatgaaccaattagaattcgaatttggatctcggatatcaaccaagAAGtcattttccaaattttaaaagcaGTATAAAGTCGACCCATGTGTTGCCCCTGTTCCCGTCTACGTAAACATCCCGACTCGCACGTGCGCgcggaaaaataaaagaaaacaagaaaagaaaagaaaaggagggaAAGAGCAACACGACGTTAGATTCATCCATCTGTTTCAAGCTTTCCCGCTATCCACGCCctttcgataaaaaaaaaaaaaaaaaagaagccccAATTAATGAGTCCCACCAACCGAAGAGAGCTTATAGAAACGAGCGTTTGAAAAAGGtcgacccctctctctctatctctctcttcttcatgCGCCTCATTAAAGACACCGGCACCACATTAAATTCTCGCATGCGACCCGCCATTAAGGCGGGGAGCAGGGACGCTGGCCCCCGCGCCCCTCCCGCCCCTATCCTATCCTCTCCCCCTGCGGCTCTGCCACCGGTGATTCCCGGTGAGCTCGTCATGCCGTCGACCTCCTATCCCCGGTTCAACCTCTCCGGCGACAGCAACGCCTCGGGATCCCCGCACCTCATCCGGCTCGACGAGAACCCAAAccccagcgccgccgccgccgcgcccggTGGCCTCGCGAATATCGCCGAGGGGCTCGTCATCGAGCGGCTCCGCCGCGACGACGGCCCCGCGCCGCCGAGCCGCGCGCTTGGCTCCGACGCCAGGGGGAAGaagccgccgcgccgccgcgagAACGGCGACttcccggcggcggcggcgaagcggTAGGAGCGGAAGGAGAAGACCCTCGCGGCGCGCGGCGCGGAGGAGGCCCCGCCGCTCCCGAAGGGCGAGGGCCAGCGCTTGCTCCAGAAGCTGCGGTGGCGGTAGCGCCACGGCGACGCCGTGGACGCGTCGAGCACCATACGCTCCGCCGCGAGGCTCCGCTCGAACCCGAAGGAGTAGGAGCGCTTCAGCAGGAAGTCGCGCGCAGCGCCGCGGATCGACGGCGGGGACGCGGCGGCGATCTCGGGAAGAGCACGAGATCGTCGAGGCTGGGGCGGATCCGCGCGGCGCGCATGGGGACGAAGGGGGAGTCCGGGGGCCGCACCGCGGAGGCGCGGCAGAGGGGGCACGTGGCGTGCGACCGGAGCCACACGTCGATGCAGTCCGCGTGGAAGGCGTGGGAGCAGAAGGGGAGCGTGCGGAGCGGGTCGTCGTCCTCGAACTCGAGGAGGCACACCGCGCACTCCCGGTTCGTCGCCGCGAGGTGCTTCGCCTTCGATTTGGAGAAGAGGGAGATGGGGAGCGCCCTAATCGCCGTGTCGTCGAGGCCGTAGGGAGAGGCGAAGTAGTAGTAGTCGGAGGAGGAGCCGTAGGAGatggcgccgccgccaccgcctccagcggcggaggaggcggcggaggtggtgggAGAGGATGCGGGCGTAGAGGACGATGAGGAAGGCGGTGCCCACGACGGCGACCATGGCGATCAGAGGGGGGCTGAGGTCGGCGGTGATCCGGGCCGGGGACGCGGCGGAGCTCGCCGGAGACGGGCCCCATTCGAAATCGTACGCGGCGGAGCTCTCCGGcgatgcggcggcggaggccatGGACGTTGGGGGAAGGGCGGTGGAGAAAGACGACGACTCCCGAAGCTTCGCCATGCTCGCTCTCGTTCGTTCCTTCGTTTTAAGTATTCGCGtgctctctcttgctctctctctctctcactgtgGTCAGTGGGGAGGAGGATTTGTGTTCCGCGTTCCGTGGTAGATTCGTAGTAAACCGCACTCTGTACACGTGCCTCTAGCTCATTGGTCGGTCGGCTCGGACGCTTTAAAATTCGCGCGACGGGTGGGATGTGCGGTTGAGCGTGGGGGACACTGCATTAGTGGAGTTAGGAGGAGGGGGCCTCTCGGGTGTGGGCGCGTTTATTGGAGGGGTTCGATAAAGCTATTATTATCCTCCGATCCCCATTATCTCCTGAGTGCGTCGTCATGGCCACGTGATGCTCACGTGACTTATAGGAAACGGGTGGGTGATCGAATCTGGTGGTGATTAAGATTTAAGATCCGCTTACTTTGGGTTTATCAAGACCGTATCATCGAATTCTGTTCCGAGGATTTTACAAATTTGTGACAGGTGGATACGAGCTCTTAATTACGCGATTACATTGCATGTtggtaattaatttaaatttcaaccaCTTGCGTTTTGTAGAGCAGTAAAGGAGTGCCATGTGTCTCCACCCTTAATATTAGCGCATTAAAAATGTtgtagctaattttattttattattattatctaattgaATTTGATCATCTATTTTGCTGCAACCATAATATTAAGTGGTAAAGGGCTCAGTAGTTGGTAATCGAAAtcttaagtttgaattctaattgatttatatttttagttaagtttagttttaaatgaaataaataaagcagatagtattttacttatctcacacaaaataaagtgataacattaattttctaatattaCCCCAACTGCAATATCTCCGACATTAATGTTTTTTACTTTAAGCTGAGGCCCACTGGTGTGATATTTAAGCATTTAGGCCTTTAATGGGCCGGAGAGGATAGTAAATCTATGTTCCATTTCTCTCGTGAGTATCAGGTCATGGCGATAGGTGTTTTGATTGAGTGGCCggtatttaaacttttaagttttatagataattattaattattaatgtgTATCACTTGATCATTTCCATCGAAATTAGCCATTTTTTATAAGACGGACTTGattgaaataattaatacatgctagaaatttaattgcaaaaattaaagGCTTTGAGATctaataaaaacttaaatacAAAATGGAgatcatagtttttttttttttttttctttgag encodes:
- the LOC109712386 gene encoding LOW QUALITY PROTEIN: RING-H2 finger protein ATL65 (The sequence of the model RefSeq protein was modified relative to this genomic sequence to represent the inferred CDS: inserted 3 bases in 2 codons); the encoded protein is MAKLRESSSFSTALPPTSMASAAASPESSAAYDFEWGPSPASSAASPARITADLSPPLIAMVAVVGTAFLIVLYARILSHHLRRLLRRWRRWRRRHLXYGSSSDYYYFASPYGLDDTAIRALPISLFSKSKAKHLAATNRECAVCLLEFEDDDPLRTLPFCSHAFHADCIDVWLRSHATCPLCRASAVRPPDSPFVPMRAARIRPSLDDLVLFPXIAAASPPSIRGAARDFLLKRSYSFGFERSLAAERMVLDASTASPWRYRHRSFWSKRWPSPFGSGGASSAPRAARVFSFRSYRFAAAAGKSPFSRRRGGFFPLASEPSARLGGAGPSSRRSRSMTSPSAIFARPPGAAAAALGFGFSSSRMRCGDPEALLSPERLNRG